AGTAGTTGACTTTGGAGTTAAAAGAAATATTTTAAATGAATTAGTTGAGTCTGGACTTGAAGTAGAAGTTGTACCTTCAACATTTAAAGCTGATGATTTAATTGCAAGATTTGAAGCAAATGAAATTGGTGGTATCTTCTTATCAAATGGTCCTGGTGATCCACTAACTTTAACAGAAGAAAAAGAACAAGTTCAAAAACTGATTAATGCAAATATCCCTATGTTTGCTATTTGTTTAGGACACCAAATGTTATCTATTGCTCATGGACATGATACATATAAATTACCATTTGGACAACATGGTGGTAACCACCCAGTTGCAAACCCAGAAACAATGATTGTAGAAATCACTGCACAAAACCATAACTATAATGTTCCAGATAGTATTGAGCAAATTGCTGAAATTACTCATAAAAACTTATTTGATGGAACTATTGAGGGTGTTAAATATAAAAATAAAGAGATATTCTCAGTTCAACATCACCCAGAGGCTAGTCCTGGGCCACACGAAAGTAAATATATTTTCGACGAATTCGCTAAGATTGTAAAATAAGTAATCTTATTTTCGCAATCTCTGCGTTGAAGTTTTAAATTTATTCGTCACATACTTTAGTATGCTCCTCAAAAATTTAAAACTTCGCCTTGACCTTACAAAAAACAATCACTTCTTTTACAATCTTATAATTTCAAAAAATCTAAATAAAACTAGCTATTTTTAAATATTTCTAATTGTATATTTTGACTATAATAAAGTTTACTTATTTGAAATCGTAGATTAAAAAAATATTGATGTAGAGTTTTGTAAAACAAACGAATTTAATCGTCTGTTTTAGATAATAGGTAAGATGTATTTTTCTATTAAGAAGTAAGTTCCACTAGTAGCAATACCAGCAGCAAGTCCAGCTACGATGTCATCACCCATAACACCCCAACCACCTTTTACATTTTTATCAATTCTTCCTATAACAGAAGGTTTCCAAATGTCAAAGACTCTAAAGTATACAAAAGCAATAGGAGCTAAGTAATACATATTTTCAGCTGTAATACCACAAATAGAAAGGGCAATCCACATACCAGCAAGTTCGTCAATAACAATCTCTTTGCTATCATGCTCACCAATTTCTTTTTCATATTTATTTATTTCTCTTACAGCTATTACTGAGATTAAGAAGGCAAGTAAGAACATAGTTGACTCTGGAATATATTGTAATAATAAAACACCTAAGATAAGAGCTACAAAGCTTCCTACTGTACCAGGTGCTTTTGGGCTTAAGCCACTATAAAAAACAGTTAAAAATAGTTTTCTCATTACTTCTTCTTCTCTATTCCAAGTTTCTTTCTCTTTTCCCAAAGAGATTTTCTTGAGATACCAAGTTTTTTAGAAAGTTCAGTATCAGGGTATTTTGTTTGATATGATAAAACCATCATTTTTACATAATCATTTATTGTCATAATATTGTTTGTCATAAGAAGGCTATCTTCTTTTTCAAACTCTAATTTAGTATAAGGGAACTCTTCTTCTTTTTCTAAAGATACAATAATACATTTCTTATCTTCAATAAGTTTATTTAGGTTCTCTTTTGCACTCTTTTTAAGACTATGGTAGTCAGTTAAATATAAAACTCCACTAAACTTTTCATTTACTCTTTTTTGCCAATTATCAGAGCTAAGAGAAACAAATTTCATTTGTAAATCAAGTTTTCTAACTAATTCAAAAGCTAGTTTATCAGCACTGATTTGTGAGTTAGTTTCAATAAGTGTTGGAAATGATGTTGGCAATACATGGCTACTAGTATCCACTTCTTCAAATTGGAAGTTAAGGTAATCTCTTAGTGTCTGTAGCTCTTTTCTAATAGATTTACACTCTCTATAGTGATAGATTTTTCTTACAAGCTCATCCATAATAAATGGCTTCATAATATAATCTTTCGCACCCTCTTTGATTGGGTCAGTAACAGTTTCGTCTGAAATATATGATACAAGAAGTAAAATAATTGAGTCGCTATATCTTCTAATGATTGTTTTACATAAAGCAGCAGGTAGTGAAGTAGAAAGTAAAATAATATCGTAATCTTTTGTAAGATTATCAATGTTTGGTGATTCTACAAAGTCACAATTATGTCCGTCATCTAATAGTCTAGAGACAACTTTTTGGGCGAGGTAAATTTCGCTTTCAATAATCAGTATATTCATTTTTTCGTCCAGTCATAGTATTTTAAAGTTGCAATTGATTGTACTGCAACTCCTTCTTTTCGTCCTATAAATCCAAGTTTTTCAGCAGTTGTTGCTTTTATATTTACAAATTGCTTTTCTAAGTTTAGTAAAGAGGCAATAGTTTTTTTGATTTCATTTTTATATGGATTTATTTTTGGTTGTTGAGCAATTATTGTTAAATCAACATTAACTATCTCATATCCTACATTATAAATAAATTTTACAATTTCTTGTAAAAGAATTTTTGAGTCTATATCTTTAAACTCTTGGTCTGTATCAGGGAAAAATTCACCAATATCTCCAGCTCCACAAGCTCCTAATAGAGCATCAATAACAGAGTGAATTAAAACATCTCCATCACTATGCGCTTTAAAACCATATGGAACATCAATATTTATTCCACCAAGATACATTTTTTTGTTTTCTTCAAAGGGGTGAATATCATATCCAGTACCAGTAAAAAAGTTTTGGCTTGGTGCTTTTAGACATGATAATTCTTTTAAATCATCTCCAAAAGTTAGCTTTTTACTTTTTATTGAACCTTCTACATAAAAAACAGAACCACCATTAGCTTTTATAGCTGAACTGTCATCTGTAAACTCTTCTTCTGTTTCTAAAGCAGCTTTTAGAACAGTAGTTTTTGATAGTTGTGGTGTTTGGATAAGTTTAACATTATCTCTATTTATTGTTTCTTCATTGTAGATAACTGTATCACTCACCTTTAAAGTAGGTACTATACAATCAGCTTTTTCTTTTGAATCAATTAATGAAGTAATAACATTTTCAGGAATACAAGCTCTAGCCACATCAGTAACCATCACATATTCAGAATCAACATTTTCAAGAGAGTTTTTCATTGATTGTTGTCTAGTGTCTCCACCTGCAATAAACTCATAATCATCACTAAAGTTTTGCATATAGTTTAGTTCATCTTTAGAAGATGTGACGATTACCTTATTAAATTTATATAGATTATCGAGTCTTTTTGTAACAAAAAGCCAAAGTGGTTGATTGTCTATCCTAAGCCACTGTTTTTTTGTTTGAAGCCCGAATCTTGTGGAGTTCCCAGCACATAATACTATAAGCGTTACATTCGACACAAGGCCCCTTTGAGTAAAAAAGTTACAAATTATACTTTAATGTAACTTATGAAATCTTAAAGATCTTCTTCTAGTTTATATTTAATAGATTCGATTGCTTTTTCTAAAGTTTCTGCCTCAAAGCCATACTCTTCTGCTTTGTTTAATGCTCTTTGGATATTAGAATCTGAAAGTGGATTTTTTATATCAGCAAGTATTTTTACTATCTCTAATATCTTCACTTTTTTAAGATACTCTTTTGGACAGTTTTCTAAGTCTTCTACAAAACCAATTGAGAAGATAAGGTTATGACTTAAGTTCCAGTGTTTAAAAATATTTGCAGTAATTCTTGCACATGAATAACCAACAAACTCTTTTTCTACACTTGATAGGTTTTTTGTTATAGCAATTTGTTCTTGGAATTCTTCTTTTTGTTTATTTTCTGTGATAATATCAGAAATAATAAACTTTCCAGTCTCTTGTAAAAAAGCTGGTAATAGTAAGTCTTCTTTTAAGTCTTTATCAATTTTTGCAACCCAAGTGTTAATAATATTTGAAGCTAAGTTACATGAGAACATAAAGTCATCAGTAGAAGCACTGTAGGCATTAAGGTCAGTTTGAATTAGATTTTGAATAACAGAACCTAAAGCAATAGAAATTGTAAAGTTAACACCTAAAAGTGAGATAGCACGACTAGGAGTTTCTACTTCACTTACAAATCCAAACATAGCAGAGTTTGCAACTCTTAAAACAGTAGTAATAATTAATGGGTCTTTTTCTATTATCTTTAATAAGTCTAGAGGCTCTTTAGTTGGCATTTTTCTAAACTCTTCTAATTCTAAAACCGAATTAGGTAAAGGTGGCAAAGAGTCAATTTTTTCTACTATTAACTGTTTCATTATCAATCCTGGAAATCAATTTTTTTTATCATATCAATTAATTGTTTATACTCATCTGTATCAAGTTCCAATAAAATCAACTTTTCTGTGAGTAAATTGTGATTTGTTATTTTTTTAATATAATTTTTACTAGCTATAAAATCCCTTAAAAATAGAATCTCCAGATTTTTAATAGTATCTTTTTTAGTATCCTCTTCAATAGGAAAGTTATCAATGTAAAATTCAGTAATATTTTTAAACTTATTATCCTCAAAATCATCAAAACTCTTATATTTATAAATTTTATGAATAAGTGTAAGAATTAAAAATGAAGCATTGTTCTTTAAAATAGCTAATTCTATGTCTTTATTTGTAAACTCTTTATGTCCAAAATCAGAAGCTAAACTTAAATCATAACCATGGAACATCTTTTCTAGGTTTAGAAAATATTTTTCAAAAGTATAATCTAATGGATAGGCATTAATATCATGATAATGAATATGAGAGAAATAATAAAGTTGTTCTCCTATTAGATTATTTAAGATATTTATATGCTTTACGTCTAAAGGAATAGTTAGTTTTAACATGTTTTTTGATTCTTTTAGAATTTGAAAGAAGTTATCTATATTAGGAATTTTATTCTTATCATTAACAAAAGTATTACAAAGCTCTGTAAAAACTTTTATAAGTAAGGTATAAAGCTTAAACTCTAGCTCAAATCTTTCTTTATCTTCATTAAAACTTTTTTTCAATAAGTCTTCATAAAATCTAAATACCTTAGCTATTTCATCTAAGTTATAATCATCAATATTTTTAATTGAAAAACTATTATCAAATGTAAGCTTATCTATTAATTCTAAAAGTTTTATATCATCGATAATAGCACTATTAAGTATAGTTTTAAGGTTTACTTTTGAATGTTCATAAAGTGTTGTTAGATTTTCGCTACTTTTCATGTTAACCTTAAATCGTTAGTTGGATTATTATAATCAAATACACCTTACATAATTAATAAATTAAAATAGTTGTTTTAATTAAGTTTCTATAATATAAATTTGATATAATCACCCTAAATTATTACATAGGATTTTTATATGAGAGACTGGTTAGACAATCATAAAGATGATGAAGTAAGAACACAGATGTATTATGCCAAAAGAGGTATTATTACTCCAGATATGGAGTATGTAGCAAAAGTAGAAAAAATTGAACCTGAACTTGTAAGAGATGAGATTGCAAGAGGAAGATTAATTATTCCTGCAAATGTTAATCATAAACATTTAAAGCCAATGGCTATTGGTATAGCATCTTCTTGTAAGATTAATGCAAATATTGGATCATCTGCATTAGCATCAGATATTGCTGGTGAGATTGAGAAAGTTGATGTATGTCTAAAACATGGTGCAGATACTATTATGGATTTAAGTACAGGTGGAGATTTAGATTCAATTAGAAAAGCTGTTATTGAGCACTCAACAGTTCCAATTGGTACAGTACCAATTTATCAAATCTTACATGATGTAAAAGATAAAATTGAAGATTTATCTATTGATGTTATGTTAGATGTTTTAGAAAAACAAGCACAACAAGGTGTTTCATACTTTACAATTCATGCTGGTTTCCTTTTACAGTTTATGCCACATATTGCAAAAAGAAAAATGGGAATCGTTTCAAGAGGTGGTTCTTTAATGGCTGCATGGATGATGCACTACCATAAAGAAAATCCATTCTATGATGCATTTGATGATATTTTAGATATTTGTAGAAGATATGATGTATCTTTATCTTTAGGTGACTCTTTAAGACCAGGGTGTCTTGCAGATGCATCAGATGAAGCACAATTATCAGAATTAAAGATTTTAGGTGAATTAACGCTTAGAGCTTGGGAAAAAGATGTTCAAGTTATGATTGAAGGACCAGGTCACGTTCCATTAAATCAAATTGAAAGAAATATGAAACTTGAAAGAGAGTATTGTCATGAGGCACCTTTCTATATCTTAGGACCACTTACAACTGATATTGCTGCTGGTTATGACCACATCTCTTCTGCAATTGGTGCAGCTGTTGGTGGATGGCATGGAGCTAGTATGCTTTGTTATGTAACTCCGAAAGAACACTTAGGATTACCAAATGCAAATGATGTAAGAGAAGGTATTATCGCATATAAGATTGCAGCTCACTCTGCTGATATTGCAAGAGGAAGAAAAGGTGCAAGAGATATTGATGATGAAATGTCAGATGCAAGATATGCCTTTGATTGGAATAAACAGTTTGAATTATGTTTAGACCCTGAAAGAGCAAAAGAGTATCATGATGAAACTCTTCCTCAAGATGTATTTAAAGAAGCAGAGTTCTGCTCAATGTGTGGACCAAAGTTTTGTTCATATAAAATCACACAAAAGATTGTAAAAGATCATGGTGATAAGATTGAAGCGACTGCTACAGCTTAGTATTTTTTAATAAAATATGAGATATAAAAAAGGTCAAGTTTTTTTTACTTGACCTTTTTTTATTAATGATTTCAATTAAGACAAAAATTATCCTATTTGAAATATAATATCGTGAAAATTTAAGAAATAAAAAATAAGGTTCCTAAAAATAGGGGCTATTTATAAGGAAAATATATGGCAAATATAGCTGATATAAAAGCAGAGTTATCAAAAGTTATATATCCAGGTTTCCAAAAATCAATTGTTGATTTTGGTTTCGTAAAAGATATTCAAGTTGATGCTGATGATGCCTGTACAATACTTTTAGATATTACTTCAAGTGCAGAAGATGTTTCTTCTAAACTAGAAGAAGATATTTCAAAAGTTTTAAGTGCAATTGGTGTTACAAATGTAAATTTAAAAATTTCTAAGCCAGAAGCTCCAAAACAACAAAGTAATAGTACAAGTGGAAGTAATATCGCTCCACAAATCAAAAACTTTGTAATGGTAAGTTCAGGAAAAGGTGGAGTTGGTAAATCAACTACTACTGTAAACTTAGCAATTGCAGCTGCAATGCAAGGTAAAAAAGTTGGTATCTTAGATGCTGATATTTATGGACCAAATATTCCTAGAATGATGGGTGTAAATGGACTTGAAGTTGAGGTAGTTGGAAATAAAGCTAAACCTTTTAATGCCTTTGGTGTTGCTGTAATGTCAATGGGTTCTTTAATGGAAGAAGGTCAATCTCTAATTTGGAGAGGGGCTATGATTATGAAGGCTATTCAACAACTATTAAGAGATATCCTTTGGGAAGATTTAGACATCTTATTTATTGATATGCCTCCAGGAACTGGTGATGCACAATTAACTCTTGCTCAAAGTGTACCTGTAACATGTGGTATTAATGTTACTACTCCTCAACATGTAGCACTTGATGATTCAAGAAGATCTTTAGATATGTTCCAAAAACTTCATATTCCTATTGGTGGAATTGTTGAAAATATGAGTGGATTTATTTGTCCTTCATGTAATACAGAATCTGATATCTTCGGACAAGGAACTTGTGAAGATTTAGCAGACCAATATAATACGCAGGTATTAGGATTACTTCCAATTGAACCTGCAATTAGAGAAGGTGGAGATGCTGGTAAACCAGTAGTTTACTTCAATCCTGAATCTGAATCAGCAAAAAGATATATGATAGCTGCAGAAAAACTAATTAACTTTGTAGATGAAAATGAAGATAAAGCAGAAAATGCTTCTATTCAACCAACTACAAATGGTGTATCTGCTTGTTCTACAAGTGGTGCAGCAGCTTCTCAAACTGAGCAAAAACAAGAGTCTTCATCTGGTGGATGTGGAACTGGTTGTGGTTGTCACTAAATAAAAAGAGCTTTTGCTCTTTTTATTCTTTCTTGTCGTTTTTATACAATTAATTAATTTCCCTTTTTTATATACTTCTTAAAAAAGGAGTTTATATGAAAAAAATACTTGTACTACTAGCCCATGATGATTTAGAAAAATCTCTTGTAAATAAAAGAATCAAAGAAGAACTAAGCTGTGAAGAAAATGTTCTTTATAAAGATTTAAATGAACTATATCCTGACTATAATATTGATGTTAAAAAAGAGCAAGAAGACTTAAAAAATATCTCAAAAATTGTATTTCAATTTCCAATGTATTGGTATAGTGCACCAGCACTATTAAAAAGATGGGTTGATTCTGTTTTAGAGTATGGTTATTCTTATATCATAAATGAAAAAGGTGACTTTGAAGCCTTAGCTTTAAAAGGTAAAAAGTTTCAAACTCTTGTTTCAATGGGAGCAAAAGAGGAATCATTTTATGGTGAAGATAGATTGAGTGTGAAAGAGTGTTTAAACTCATATTTTTATACAATGGAAATGTTAGGTACAAAAAAAATAGAACCTTCATTTATCTATGGTTTAGGTTATGGTGATATTGAAGAAGAAAGACTTCAATCTTATATTCAAGAAGTAAAAGAAAAGGTATTAGAAAACTAGTGGCATATTTTAATAAAGAGTTAGATGAAATAGGTTTTAAACTTTATGAACCATGTGAAAAACTAAAGCCTTATATTTTAAACTATTGGAAAATAGAAGCAAATCTTAGTGAAAAAAGAAGCTTGAAAATACTAACTGACGGGAGTTTAGGATTTGTAATAAATTTTGCAAATCCATTCTTCTTGGAAGTAAATCAAAAGCAAATGCTGTGTAGTTCAACAGTAACCTTAATGGGGCAAACGAAATCTCCAACAATCATGAATTTTAACAATAAGATTGAAGCCTTTGGTATTAGGTTTAATCCAGCAGGAGCATATAGATTTTTTGATGAGGAGCTTTCTAGTTTTCAAGATAGAAATATAGATTATAAAGACTCTTTTTGGAATTTTATGGAACTTTTTGAGAAGCAAAAAATATGTGAAGAACAAAGAGTTAAACTATGTGATGAGTTTTTATTAGAAAGATTAGCTTTATCAAAAAAAGAAAACTCAAAATATACTTTTGAAATTATTGATTTAATAAATAAAAGAAAAGGTGATATTTCAGTTGAAGAGTTAAGTTCGTATTTTGATATTTCTGTAAGACAAATTGAAAGAATATTTAAAAAAGAATTAGGACTAACTGTAAAACTTTTTATTCGAATAATAAGGCTTCGAAATACAAGGGATAAAATAAGTTCATTAAAAGTGGATACCTTAACTAATACAGCTTATGATAATGGTTTTTTTGATCAAGCACATTTTATCAAAGAGTTTAAATCTTTTATGAGTGAAACACCAAAAAACTATTACTCAAATAAACTTCAAATGGCAAAAGAGCTTAACTACAAAAAGTATAAAGCCTAGTCGTTTTTTTACAATTAAAAATATACTCTTTTTACTAGAATTCATAAAAAAGGATATTTATGAATTTATTACTAAATGAAAAACTTATTTTACTCTATGCAAGACTATTTTTAGCTTTTAGTTTTTTATCAGCAGTAGCGGATAGATTTGGTTTCTGGGGAAGTGTAGGAGAAGAGGGAATTGCTTGGGGAGATTTTCAATCTTTTATTGAATATGTAGCTTATTTAAATCCATTTTTATTTGACTCTTTGATTCCTTCTCTTGCATATGTTGTAACAGCATTAGAAATCATTTTAGCTCTTTTTCTTATCTTTGGTATATATTTAAAGGAAAGCTCTTTTATAAGCTTTATTATGCTTTTATTATTTGCATTGGCTATGAGTTTTACTTCTAGTATAAAAGTAGCATTTGATTATTCTGTTTTTAGTGCAAGTGGCTTAGCATTGTTACTTTTTTTAATTTATTACAAAGAAAAGAATAAATTAGCATAAGAAGTTTTTAATTTACTGAAAAATTATTATAAACTATAAATAAAGACAAAAGGAGCTAAGAAATGTTTTTAACTGAGATTTTTATATTTGTTGTAGTTGGTTTATTAGCTTTTATGGGAGCTAGTTTTGTGGTAAAACACTTTATTAGAAAGAAAGAGAAGAAAGCCTAGCTTTTAGCTTAGGCTAGTTTTCTCTTGAGTTTTTTTCTTCAATTCCAGATAATCCAAATCTTCTAGAAAGCTCTTGTTTTACTCTATCTGGATTAATTCCTTTACTTGAAAGGGCAACTAAACTATGATATAGTAAATCAGCTGCTTCATAGATAATCTCTTCTTCATCATTATCTTTAACAGCAAATGTAAATTCACCTGCTTCTTCTACAATCTTTTTAAGCATAGAGTTCTCTTTACCTTGTAAAAGTTTTGCAGTATATGATTTTGAAGGGTCATCATTTTTTCTTGATTCAATTACATGGTATAGAGTATCAATTACACCATAGGCATTTGTAGTATTTACTTCTACATCAAGTTTAATTTCATCATTTTCTAAATCAGTAAAGAAACATGATTTTCTTCCTGTATGGCAAGCAACACCATTTTGGTTTACTTTCAATAAAATAGTATCATTATCACAATCAACCATTGTAGAAACAACTTCTTGTGTATGTCCAGAGCTTTCACCCTTTTTCCATAGTCTTTGTTTACTTCTACTAAAGTAATGAGCTTGTTTTGTTTCAAGTGTTAGTTTTAATGCTTCTTCATTCATATATGCAAGCATTAGTACTTCATTACTAGTTGCATCTTGTGTAATAACAGGAATTAATCCATCCATCTTTTGCCAATCTATTTTATCTACCATACTCATTTTCCCTTTTTTGTCACTAAATATTAAAACTTTTTACCAAGCTCAACTTCTATTTTATCTATAGATTTTGTTTCATTATTTATATCAAAATTACTTTTTATATTGATATCTTCTTCTTTTGAAGGATCAATAGGTTCATTAGTAGGTTTTGAATTATTCTTATAAGTAATGATTCCTTTTTTTACTTTGGGAGCATTATCTATTTTATTTTTAACTTCTTCATATACATTTGAGTTGTTTTGATAGTAGTTATTCTCTTTTGGAAGTTCTGTATTAAGTTCTTTTTTTATTTCTATATTTGAGTAGTCTACATTATTTTCAGCTTTTAAAGCTAGAAAAAGTAAACCTAATAATAATATATATTTCATGTTTGTTCAAAATAAGAAGTAAAAATACTTCTTATTTCCTTTTATTTATTAATTGCGCTATCTCTTGACTTATCTTTAGTGTCAACCCAGATATTTGGAGTTGAACCACCAGGTGTTAAGAAAATCTTAGCATCTTTGTTTTCTCTAAGAGCTTCGTTAAATTTACCTTGAACTTCAATTTGTTGCATATGAAGTAAGTTTGGAGTTAATGATTTAGCAATTGCTTTATTTGCAGCAGCTTGCGCTTTTGCTTCAATAGTTACAGCATCTGCTCTACCTTGTGCTTCAATTCTGTTTTTGTCAGCCTCACCCTTTGCAAGTGCAGCTTTTTTCTCAGCTTCTTGCTTAGCTCTTAAAACTTCATATCTTACTCTTTCAGATTCTTGGTTAGCAATTTGAACTCTCTCGATTTGCTCTTTAATTTTTGTAGGAAGAACGATTTCTCTTAATTGAACAGACTCAACTGTTACAGGAGTACCTTCTAAAGACTCAATTTGAGTTCTAATTCCATTTTCAATTAAAGTTGCAATTTCATTTCTTCTTGTTGGAAGTTCTTCTGCGTTAAATCCACCAACAACGTTTCTTACAATATTTCTAACAACTGGGTTAACGATTTTATCTTCCCATGCTGGTCCCCAAGTTGCAATAGTAACTGGTGCTCCTGCTGCTGTAAGTCTATATTGAGTTGTTAATTCAATTGAAACTGGTAAACCTCTTGCATCAAGAATATTAATTGCTGGGTTTAATTTGATACTTTGGTCAAAACCTGCACTACCACTTGTTTCAACAGATGCATAGTTAATAAGTCTTACTTTTGTATCAACTACAATAACCTTTTGGAATACTGGAATATATAAGTGGAAACCAGGATTTAATGGTCTATCTTCATATTTACCTGTTGTAACTTTGATACCTACTTGACCAGATTCAATAATTACAAATGGTTTAAAAATAAATAGTGCAGCTAAGATGATAATAACTGCGTAAATTAGACCAGCTTTTTTACCAAAGTTTTTAAAAAACTCAGGTGGCTCAAAAGGAGGTTGGTAGTTACCACCTCCACCGTTATTAGAGTTGTTACCCTTATTTTGTTGTTGTCTATTTTTAAAATAGTCGTTATCTATTGGCATAAATTACCCTTTTTTGTTTTAGTTAATATAAGTTAAATACTTTTCATACTTTTCATTCTTACCTTGAACAGCGTCAAAGTAAGCAGTCTGTAAGGCTTCAGTAATTGGACCTCTTTCACCAGCTCCAATAATTCTACAATCAATTTCTCTAATAGGAGTTACTTCAACAGCAGTTCCTGTAAAGAAAGCTTCATCTGCGATATAAACTTCTTCTCTTGTAAGTCTTCTTCTTACAACTGTATACCCTAAGTCTTCAGCTAAATCAATAACTGTAGCTTGAGTAATAGACTCTAATGAGTTATCATTTGGAGGAGTAATAATAACACCATCTCTTACGATAAAGAAACAAGCACCAGATGCTTCAGCAATATAACCTTGGTCATCTCTTAATAAAGCTTCGTCATAACCAGCTTCAACTGCTTCAAATTTTGCCATTTGAGAGTTTAAGTAGTTAGCAACAGCCTTTGCTTTTCCCATACCAGAAGTATTTGAGTTTCTAGTCATAGATGCGATTTTAACTCTAACACCTTTTTTAAGACCTTCTTCTCCTAAGTATGCTCCCCATTCCCATGCAGAAACAGAAACATTTACAGGTGCATCTTTATGATACAGACCCATAACACCGTAACCTAGATAAACTAGTGGTCTAATGTATGCTCCCTCAAATAATTCATTTTTTTGTAATAGTTCAACTTGAGCATCATTTAACTCATCTGCAGAAAAAGGAACATCAATAAGAGTCATTTTAGAAGAGTTAATTAATCTTTTAGTGTGCTCTTCTAGTTTAAAGATAGCACATCTTCCATCATGTGTTTTATAAGCTTTAGTACCTTCAATTGCACCATTCCCATAATGCAATGTGTGACTTAATACATGAACTTTTGCGTCATGCCAATCAACAAATTTCCCATCCATCCAGATGTATTTTGCTTCTGTCATTTATCCATCCCTATAAATAAAGTAATTGTTTTCAAGTTACTTTTTGATTTTTGTCTGATAGTTTATCCAAGCTTGCTTTAAATTAAAGTGAATGATTGTTTTTACCTCTACAACTAATAATTATATTAAACTAATGTGAATTTAACATGGAGTTTTTTTAAGAATATTTTCTTTTTAATTTGATATTATCCAAATAAAAAATTAAAGGTAATGTTATATGTCTCAACAAGAGTTTTGGAACAGTAAATTTTCAAGAGATGGATATCTTTATGGATTAAAGCCAAACAGTTTTATAGCAAGTAAAGTAAAACTTTTTAAAAGAGCTGGAAAGATTTTATGTTTAGGTGAAGGGGAAGGTAGAAATGCAATTTTCTTAGCCAAAAGAGGTTTTGATGTAACTGCAATTGATGCTTCTGATATTGGTCTTTCAAAATTAGAGCAAAGAGCAAAAGAAGAGGGCTTAAATATCAAGACTATGTGTCTAGACTTAAATGAGTGGGAAGCTGAAGAAAAATATGATGCAATAGTCGCTTCTTATTTACATATGTACGAAGAAGATAGAGCAAAACTGTTTGAAAATATTGATGAGTCATTAGCTTCTGGAGGTGTATTTGTAGGAGAGTTTTTCTCTGTAAATCAGTTAAACTTTTCAAGTGGTGGA
The sequence above is a segment of the Arcobacter sp. F155 genome. Coding sequences within it:
- a CDS encoding Mrp/NBP35 family ATP-binding protein, translated to MANIADIKAELSKVIYPGFQKSIVDFGFVKDIQVDADDACTILLDITSSAEDVSSKLEEDISKVLSAIGVTNVNLKISKPEAPKQQSNSTSGSNIAPQIKNFVMVSSGKGGVGKSTTTVNLAIAAAMQGKKVGILDADIYGPNIPRMMGVNGLEVEVVGNKAKPFNAFGVAVMSMGSLMEEGQSLIWRGAMIMKAIQQLLRDILWEDLDILFIDMPPGTGDAQLTLAQSVPVTCGINVTTPQHVALDDSRRSLDMFQKLHIPIGGIVENMSGFICPSCNTESDIFGQGTCEDLADQYNTQVLGLLPIEPAIREGGDAGKPVVYFNPESESAKRYMIAAEKLINFVDENEDKAENASIQPTTNGVSACSTSGAAASQTEQKQESSSGGCGTGCGCH
- a CDS encoding NAD(P)H-dependent oxidoreductase, producing MKKILVLLAHDDLEKSLVNKRIKEELSCEENVLYKDLNELYPDYNIDVKKEQEDLKNISKIVFQFPMYWYSAPALLKRWVDSVLEYGYSYIINEKGDFEALALKGKKFQTLVSMGAKEESFYGEDRLSVKECLNSYFYTMEMLGTKKIEPSFIYGLGYGDIEEERLQSYIQEVKEKVLEN
- a CDS encoding helix-turn-helix domain-containing protein, translated to MAYFNKELDEIGFKLYEPCEKLKPYILNYWKIEANLSEKRSLKILTDGSLGFVINFANPFFLEVNQKQMLCSSTVTLMGQTKSPTIMNFNNKIEAFGIRFNPAGAYRFFDEELSSFQDRNIDYKDSFWNFMELFEKQKICEEQRVKLCDEFLLERLALSKKENSKYTFEIIDLINKRKGDISVEELSSYFDISVRQIERIFKKELGLTVKLFIRIIRLRNTRDKISSLKVDTLTNTAYDNGFFDQAHFIKEFKSFMSETPKNYYSNKLQMAKELNYKKYKA
- a CDS encoding MauE/DoxX family redox-associated membrane protein, with amino-acid sequence MNLLLNEKLILLYARLFLAFSFLSAVADRFGFWGSVGEEGIAWGDFQSFIEYVAYLNPFLFDSLIPSLAYVVTALEIILALFLIFGIYLKESSFISFIMLLLFALAMSFTSSIKVAFDYSVFSASGLALLLFLIYYKEKNKLA
- the hisIE gene encoding bifunctional phosphoribosyl-AMP cyclohydrolase/phosphoribosyl-ATP diphosphatase HisIE gives rise to the protein MSMVDKIDWQKMDGLIPVITQDATSNEVLMLAYMNEEALKLTLETKQAHYFSRSKQRLWKKGESSGHTQEVVSTMVDCDNDTILLKVNQNGVACHTGRKSCFFTDLENDEIKLDVEVNTTNAYGVIDTLYHVIESRKNDDPSKSYTAKLLQGKENSMLKKIVEEAGEFTFAVKDNDEEEIIYEAADLLYHSLVALSSKGINPDRVKQELSRRFGLSGIEEKNSREN
- a CDS encoding prohibitin family protein, translating into MPIDNDYFKNRQQQNKGNNSNNGGGGNYQPPFEPPEFFKNFGKKAGLIYAVIIILAALFIFKPFVIIESGQVGIKVTTGKYEDRPLNPGFHLYIPVFQKVIVVDTKVRLINYASVETSGSAGFDQSIKLNPAINILDARGLPVSIELTTQYRLTAAGAPVTIATWGPAWEDKIVNPVVRNIVRNVVGGFNAEELPTRRNEIATLIENGIRTQIESLEGTPVTVESVQLREIVLPTKIKEQIERVQIANQESERVRYEVLRAKQEAEKKAALAKGEADKNRIEAQGRADAVTIEAKAQAAANKAIAKSLTPNLLHMQQIEVQGKFNEALRENKDAKIFLTPGGSTPNIWVDTKDKSRDSAINK